The Aureispira anguillae genome contains a region encoding:
- a CDS encoding PP2C family serine/threonine-protein phosphatase, giving the protein MSSDKNNSNWIVAYASVIGNGHILMNLPCQDSCAHQRINDTWGVAVVADGAGSAAHSDIGSDFVARNMAHCLEEIVKREEWKTADRLPTEEVWRTEALKALQIVRQRLEQFATAKEHKIPDLACTVLAILYAPFGILTTHIGDGRAAYSVEEGKWEALIEPFRGSEVNETVFITSNIWTTEGVDLYIQSGIVKGDIRAFALLSDGCENGSFEVNVWDEENEKYHDPNRPYNKFFEPNLRGMLQLKKENKPQEEINQIWGSFLTEGSKQFKHETDDKTMILGVAVPKEL; this is encoded by the coding sequence ATGTCTAGTGATAAAAATAACTCTAATTGGATAGTAGCTTATGCTTCTGTTATTGGTAATGGTCATATTTTAATGAATCTACCTTGCCAAGATAGTTGCGCTCACCAAAGAATTAACGATACTTGGGGAGTGGCAGTAGTGGCGGATGGAGCAGGTTCGGCGGCACATTCTGATATAGGTTCTGATTTTGTGGCTCGCAATATGGCACATTGTTTAGAGGAAATTGTAAAACGAGAAGAGTGGAAAACCGCAGATCGCTTGCCAACGGAGGAAGTGTGGCGAACAGAAGCGCTTAAGGCACTTCAGATTGTTCGACAACGATTAGAACAATTTGCAACCGCCAAAGAACATAAAATTCCAGATTTAGCCTGTACGGTTTTGGCGATTTTATACGCTCCTTTTGGTATTTTGACAACGCATATTGGTGATGGACGTGCTGCTTATTCTGTTGAAGAAGGAAAATGGGAGGCTTTAATAGAGCCTTTTCGTGGGAGTGAGGTAAATGAAACGGTATTTATTACTTCTAACATCTGGACGACAGAGGGCGTTGATCTCTATATTCAATCGGGGATTGTCAAAGGAGATATTCGTGCTTTTGCTTTGTTGAGTGATGGTTGCGAAAATGGGTCTTTTGAGGTAAACGTTTGGGATGAAGAAAATGAAAAATATCACGATCCTAATCGACCGTACAACAAGTTTTTTGAGCCGAATCTAAGAGGTATGCTTCAGCTAAAAAAAGAAAATAAACCTCAGGAGGAAATCAATCAGATTTGGGGAAGCTTTTTGACCGAGGGAAGCAAGCAGTTTAAACACGAAACGGATGACAAAACAATGATTCTTGGTGTTGCTGTTCCCAAAGAACTATAA
- a CDS encoding protein kinase domain-containing protein, which produces MPKQFYIKAINQAIVIHDTPFASGGEGELFEVLAPAELKNTVAKIFHPSKRDAEKEAKINYLLKNPPSFEGSPTEHPIVWVKHILHNAKDEFVGFLMPKATGEKLEILTSPKLPKYLGKEWNRFKLGGNEALRLRLKVCYNLAAALRTIHATGKYVLVDLKPDNILIKSNGVVAIVDTDSIEVIKDGATLFPATVATPEYTPNEYYAGIQPGKVLINTSWDNFSLAVIYYRMLFGVHPYAATAKAPYNNINALGDKIKHGLFVHHPDLVNQFVVVPPPHRAFGKLDGQLRRLFLKTFVDGYENPEKRPSAEEWGQALLNNPLLLTNRPLPSKALKLEEINDKNWYVLALEKALREQNLQLPKEKSNKKATLPTHYTTQALLQEAMTYYKQAATAIWKVARYAGMVIMVVMTLFIVATIVGGAPFGDVVFALDSIWMVITFLPSLIIQIGGFGLLFLFAISPFLIATFRQFTGMAKDKTQAVRKNWIGSFSFTDAQKRKSLEELQYTLYNQRTKTKQRLREIKNELIVWSQIKTTKEKEFFKKNNQKIVESNQEISNQLKAEKRAIQVQDEKAKALMIEEANVIKKLRKSSQQQLEEHPVYSTIKGKTIHQKMAFLSNDQGTENSRIDAKSIWAELQQLEQQLKNSLQEIKDSYDKKHAVLLGDTSQYKIRIDDLVKGSVDNMRQKTRIDSQLMDKSFKRLLKSIKSLRLEVDSKESELEAINSEIKLLKDELRRYM; this is translated from the coding sequence GTGCCAAAACAATTCTACATAAAAGCAATCAATCAAGCTATTGTAATTCATGATACTCCCTTTGCTTCAGGGGGAGAGGGCGAATTGTTTGAGGTATTGGCTCCTGCGGAGCTTAAGAATACTGTTGCAAAAATTTTTCATCCTTCTAAACGTGATGCTGAAAAGGAGGCAAAGATCAATTATTTACTCAAGAACCCTCCTAGTTTTGAGGGGAGTCCTACGGAGCATCCTATTGTTTGGGTTAAGCATATTTTACACAATGCTAAAGATGAGTTTGTTGGGTTTTTAATGCCTAAGGCAACAGGTGAAAAGTTAGAAATTTTGACTTCACCCAAATTGCCAAAGTATCTTGGTAAAGAGTGGAATCGATTTAAACTAGGGGGAAACGAAGCATTGCGGTTGAGACTAAAGGTTTGTTACAACTTAGCAGCAGCCTTGCGTACCATCCATGCCACAGGAAAATATGTACTGGTTGATTTGAAACCAGATAATATCCTAATTAAAAGCAATGGTGTGGTTGCTATTGTTGATACCGATTCGATAGAGGTTATAAAGGATGGAGCAACGTTGTTTCCTGCCACAGTAGCGACTCCTGAATACACACCCAATGAATATTATGCAGGCATTCAGCCAGGCAAGGTTTTGATTAATACCTCTTGGGATAATTTTAGTTTAGCGGTTATTTATTATCGAATGTTATTTGGGGTGCATCCCTATGCTGCTACTGCTAAGGCGCCTTACAATAACATCAATGCATTGGGCGATAAAATCAAACATGGGCTTTTTGTTCATCATCCTGATTTGGTCAATCAATTTGTAGTAGTTCCTCCTCCGCATCGAGCTTTTGGAAAACTGGATGGACAACTGCGTAGGTTATTCTTAAAAACCTTTGTAGATGGTTATGAAAACCCTGAAAAGCGCCCTTCAGCAGAAGAATGGGGGCAGGCATTGCTTAATAATCCTTTATTGCTAACGAATCGACCGTTGCCTTCCAAAGCACTCAAACTCGAAGAAATCAATGATAAAAATTGGTATGTTTTGGCTTTGGAAAAGGCGCTACGAGAACAGAATTTGCAATTGCCGAAAGAAAAGAGCAATAAAAAAGCAACATTGCCCACTCATTATACCACCCAAGCTTTGTTGCAAGAAGCAATGACTTATTATAAACAAGCTGCTACTGCTATTTGGAAGGTTGCTCGTTATGCAGGGATGGTTATTATGGTGGTTATGACCTTATTTATTGTCGCAACTATTGTGGGTGGGGCTCCTTTTGGCGATGTTGTCTTTGCATTGGATTCGATTTGGATGGTTATTACGTTCTTACCAAGTTTAATTATTCAAATTGGGGGCTTTGGTTTACTTTTTTTATTCGCAATTAGTCCTTTTTTGATTGCTACTTTTCGGCAGTTTACAGGGATGGCAAAAGATAAAACACAGGCCGTTCGAAAAAATTGGATTGGTAGCTTCTCTTTTACCGATGCCCAAAAGCGAAAAAGCTTAGAAGAGCTGCAATACACGCTTTATAATCAACGAACAAAAACCAAACAGCGATTAAGAGAAATTAAAAATGAATTGATTGTTTGGTCTCAAATAAAAACAACTAAGGAAAAAGAATTTTTCAAAAAAAATAATCAAAAGATAGTTGAGTCCAATCAAGAAATATCAAATCAATTAAAAGCAGAAAAAAGAGCCATTCAAGTGCAGGATGAAAAGGCTAAGGCATTGATGATTGAGGAGGCGAATGTTATCAAAAAATTGCGCAAAAGTTCTCAACAACAATTAGAGGAGCATCCTGTCTATTCTACCATTAAAGGCAAAACGATTCATCAGAAAATGGCTTTTTTGTCCAACGATCAGGGAACTGAAAACTCAAGAATAGATGCTAAATCTATTTGGGCAGAATTGCAACAATTAGAACAGCAACTAAAAAATAGCTTGCAAGAGATAAAGGATAGTTATGACAAAAAGCATGCGGTCTTATTAGGAGATACCAGCCAATATAAAATTAGAATTGACGACTTGGTAAAGGGATCTGTTGACAATATGCGCCAAAAAACTAGAATTGATTCTCAATTGATGGATAAGAGCTTTAAACGTTTGCTCAAAAGTATCAAGAGCCTAAGGCTAGAGGTGGACAGCAAGGAGTCTGAACTGGAAGCAATAAATAGTGAAATTAAGTTGTTGAAGGACGAATTGAGAAGGTATATGTAG
- a CDS encoding vWA domain-containing protein encodes MSYFHGETPDNYEQKCLCTLVLDTSGSMSGAAIRELNRGLQEFYAAIEEDLIAANRLEVGIVTFGSSIKTIQDPALIDNFDMPTLTVAGTTRLVDAVREAMRKTEQRKQWYKETGQPYYRPIIVLITDGEPDRDQDVNGLSSEIQSAVDAKKFTFWGLGVKGFNQHVLNEICPNSAPAIPLSGYKFAEFFKWLSNSIGIITKSKEGDSIELPPVSDWAQMKF; translated from the coding sequence ATGAGTTACTTCCATGGAGAAACCCCTGATAATTATGAGCAAAAATGCTTGTGTACACTAGTTTTAGATACTTCTGGATCTATGAGTGGCGCTGCTATTAGAGAATTGAATCGTGGGTTACAAGAATTTTATGCTGCAATAGAAGAGGATTTAATTGCTGCTAACCGTTTAGAGGTTGGTATTGTGACCTTTGGTAGTAGTATCAAAACAATTCAAGACCCAGCACTGATTGATAATTTTGACATGCCTACGTTGACCGTAGCAGGAACAACTCGTTTGGTGGATGCTGTGCGAGAAGCGATGCGAAAGACAGAGCAACGTAAACAATGGTATAAAGAAACAGGACAACCTTATTATCGTCCAATTATTGTATTAATTACGGATGGAGAGCCAGATCGAGATCAAGATGTAAATGGACTTTCTTCAGAGATTCAATCTGCTGTAGATGCTAAGAAATTTACATTTTGGGGCTTGGGTGTCAAAGGATTTAATCAGCATGTTTTGAATGAAATTTGCCCTAATTCTGCTCCTGCAATTCCATTGTCAGGGTACAAATTTGCAGAATTTTTCAAATGGCTAAGCAATAGTATTGGAATCATTACCAAATCTAAAGAAGGGGATAGTATAGAACTTCCTCCTGTTAGCGATTGGGCACAAATGAAATTTTAA
- a CDS encoding sulfurtransferase, with the protein MHSHYLVLLICTAFLIGCENATPPQQTTPKLNKTVSSQPNSLDEYPYMEHLIAPAQLLSWQEDPQIEVILIDVRKKEAYQKGHLRGAHHLWRPDIRSTAFPFGGMMLEKEALAKIMGALGATAKSKIVLYDAKGNPDAARLWWMLSVYGHSNTYLLNGGLLNSPKGWISQAPTPKKAAKFTFADKKRPELEANQAEVLAAIDNDDVFLLDCRSLDEFTGKTIKDGAFRAGHIPSAVHLEYSEAIAYEHSCIFRTLKELTIRFKKIPKDKKIIVYCQSGVRSAHTTFVLRELLGYSDVANYDGSWIEWSYHKNLPISVGL; encoded by the coding sequence ATGCATTCCCATTATTTAGTCCTACTTATTTGTACAGCATTTCTAATAGGCTGTGAAAATGCAACGCCCCCCCAACAAACTACTCCTAAACTCAACAAAACCGTTTCTAGCCAACCCAATAGCCTCGATGAATATCCTTATATGGAGCATCTAATAGCCCCTGCGCAACTTTTATCTTGGCAAGAAGATCCTCAAATTGAGGTTATCCTGATTGACGTTCGCAAAAAGGAAGCTTATCAAAAGGGGCATTTAAGAGGTGCTCATCACCTATGGCGACCAGATATACGCAGTACTGCATTTCCGTTCGGAGGAATGATGTTAGAAAAAGAAGCGCTTGCCAAAATTATGGGTGCTTTAGGAGCAACTGCCAAAAGTAAAATTGTATTGTACGATGCAAAAGGGAATCCTGATGCTGCTCGCCTCTGGTGGATGTTGTCTGTCTATGGCCATTCCAATACTTATTTGCTCAATGGAGGGCTTCTTAATAGCCCCAAGGGATGGATTAGCCAAGCACCAACGCCAAAAAAAGCAGCAAAGTTTACCTTTGCAGATAAAAAACGCCCAGAATTGGAAGCCAATCAGGCAGAAGTCTTGGCTGCAATAGACAATGACGATGTTTTCTTATTAGATTGCCGATCCTTAGATGAGTTTACAGGCAAAACCATCAAAGATGGAGCTTTTAGGGCAGGGCATATTCCTAGTGCTGTACATTTGGAATATTCTGAAGCAATTGCTTATGAACACTCTTGTATTTTCAGAACGCTCAAAGAGCTAACGATTCGATTCAAAAAGATTCCTAAAGACAAAAAAATTATTGTCTACTGCCAATCTGGTGTGCGCTCTGCACATACTACTTTTGTTCTTCGCGAACTTCTTGGCTATTCTGATGTTGCTAATTATGACGGCTCTTGGATAGAATGGAGTTATCATAAAAATTTGCCTATTTCTGTAGGTTTATAA
- a CDS encoding sterol desaturase family protein: MSDYLKILTDTYSSYYHFLVDEITLSYTYKPLWQNYFYLLILISVVFFLLEIASPWRKNQAKFRKDFWLDAFYMFFNFFIFSLIIFQAASNVVVNLFTDALALVGIHNLVAIKVQAMPIWVHLLLGFIVRDFVQWWVHRLLHSSSFLWEFHKVHHSVEEMGFAAHLRYHWMENVVYKSIEYLPLALIGIGLNDFFIIHIFTLIVGHYNHANAKFPEWVKGLGFGTLIGLFIAFVAVEASGIGGLAIVGISALVGLAISPIIKYIFNSPEMHIWHHSYELPSDKPNGINFGITLSCWDYIFGTNHIPHSGRDIRLGFPGLEEFPHDFGGQLIHGWNGKETNQEAP; encoded by the coding sequence ATGAGTGATTATTTAAAAATTCTAACCGATACCTATTCTAGTTATTACCATTTTTTGGTCGATGAAATCACGCTAAGTTATACGTACAAGCCACTTTGGCAAAATTACTTTTATCTACTAATTTTGATCTCTGTGGTTTTCTTTTTGTTGGAAATAGCAAGTCCTTGGCGCAAGAACCAAGCTAAATTTCGCAAAGATTTTTGGTTGGATGCTTTTTACATGTTTTTTAATTTTTTCATTTTTTCACTCATTATTTTTCAAGCCGCATCTAATGTAGTTGTCAATCTATTTACAGATGCTTTAGCCTTGGTTGGTATCCACAACTTAGTCGCCATAAAAGTACAAGCCATGCCCATCTGGGTGCATCTTCTTTTAGGTTTTATTGTTCGAGATTTTGTACAATGGTGGGTGCATCGTCTTTTACATAGTAGTTCTTTTCTTTGGGAATTCCACAAAGTACACCACTCTGTAGAAGAAATGGGATTTGCCGCACATTTACGCTATCATTGGATGGAAAATGTCGTGTATAAAAGCATAGAATACTTGCCACTGGCTCTAATTGGAATTGGGCTGAACGACTTCTTTATCATTCATATTTTTACGCTAATCGTTGGTCATTATAACCATGCTAATGCTAAATTCCCCGAATGGGTCAAAGGACTTGGCTTCGGAACTTTAATTGGTTTATTTATCGCTTTTGTTGCTGTTGAAGCTTCTGGAATTGGAGGATTAGCCATTGTTGGTATTTCTGCCTTGGTTGGTTTGGCCATTAGCCCAATTATTAAATATATTTTTAACAGTCCAGAAATGCACATCTGGCACCATTCTTACGAACTTCCGAGCGACAAACCCAATGGGATTAACTTTGGAATTACCCTCAGTTGTTGGGACTATATCTTTGGCACCAACCACATCCCCCATTCAGGGCGTGATATTCGTCTAGGATTTCCTGGTTTAGAGGAGTTTCCACATGATTTTGGTGGGCAATTAATTCATGGTTGGAATGGTAAGGAAACAAACCAAGAAGCTCCGTAA
- a CDS encoding PKD domain-containing protein yields MKKNYYYTLSCLILMFVFIQNLSATHIVGGEMNYRCLGGSQYEITLTVYRDCETSVVLFDDPAIIGIYDGNNVAVQTLNVPLKNESMLNATLADSCLVAPPSACIMQAIYIDTVTLPVIAQGYVISYQRCCRNNTIVNILGPGQTGATYFIEITETALLSCNSSPVFRDLPNIYLCQGEPLVFDHSVVDLDGDSIVYELCYPYSGASPAAATSNSPPPYSPVIFNTPFSVSAMLGTTDSLKIDASTGILTGTPYINGVFLVGVCAKEYRNGVLLSTTIRDFQYKVGACQPASVAQFDQSFHNCDDLEYQFFNTSTLNVGGYFWDFNGLGTSTAANPIFTFPNQGIYTITLIAGAGTPCADTTVGTIDVQIRTIDLSISPPQLVCAGDTVKIGVVDQYASITGPSTYSWGPANQIISGQGSDSVTIVASNNLTVFVSGVNSHSCQNSAITTITTLNKNVTYDTLRPICNTSLTVDFQNPFSSNPALTDYRWDFDGLGTSTAIHPSFTFPDTGKYDVVLLVGPTATTCADTFYVHVDLELSGLDLTPLNPLFPLCGGDSLWLKVENSFKDYSGATIYNWTPNAMIAAGQGTDSVLIIGQQDATIKVYIENSYGCADSLQTMLNVTTVQASFDTVSVRCNTSLIVPFQNTSITNPTNNNYRWVFDTLGTSTAINPTYTFPDTGWYTIQLIAGTTSIPGLAGLCQDTATLALYLPLEGIDLQAIAPISGCTSDSIHLKAVDLLDVYSSSTQYVWTSTGSPILAGQGTDSIFLMPNQTTTVSLIATNNYGCSDTISTIIDVTNIQAGFTPLLDPCNTTFDVDFQNATNTNLLGINYHWDFGGLGTSTGVNPTHSFPDTGIYTVTLIAGVGNVCVDTISSTVQVVLQGVDLQAIAPQTICNDGLANLKAIDRHDAYSSTTQYTWTVSNGNLLTGQGTDSILVDPNPNSSTVSVLATNNYGCSDTTSTTIQVDVVEASFDSLELPCNTSLVIPFVNTSTTNLAGVNYHWDFGGLGTSVGVNPTYTFPDTGAYTVTLIAGQTGQCTDTMSMDVYLPLEGIDLQIMPSQTICEGDSTWFRVTDLLAAYSSSIQYTWNSTATILDGQGTDSVLVMATSNSNLAVVATNNHGCSDTTTADLNVLIVHANFELDTVLCNTSLTVDFRNRSTTNPQNNLYEWDFDGLGTSTGIDPSFTFPDTGIYTISLVAGLGNICPDTLVQTIDLKLDGLVLQNLLPITVCQGDTVGFRAIDQLDAYSNTTQYLWEPTASIVSGQGTDSILLVPMNSLQLEVVATNNWGCSDSTFTTVDVRIVEAAFDSIDLDCSLNLEVPFQNTSFVNTGTTAYAWRFDNLGTSTQENPTYTFPDTGVYTIRLIADAGLLCPDTVEQHIHVELKGLEITATNAQVFCARDTALLVATNLYEGYSNFTTYDWEPSHLILSGQGTDSTRVTIPSNTTFTIIGTNAFGCKDTTQATGTIQYPTPTLAVTVSPDSIFVGQTADLSATDDLNYNYFWTPDTTLSAYDVYDPVARPRVTTTYYLTVENEYGCQNNDSVTVIIRQPICDGPLVFIPSAFSPDGDGHNDVLMVNGNNIESMTMVIFNRWGQKVFETNDQNRGWDGTFKGKELAPDAYGYYMRCTCKQGGELQLKGSITLLR; encoded by the coding sequence ATGAAAAAGAACTACTATTACACCCTAAGTTGCTTGATTTTAATGTTTGTGTTCATTCAGAATCTATCTGCTACCCATATTGTGGGAGGGGAGATGAATTATCGTTGTTTAGGAGGTTCGCAATATGAAATCACATTGACGGTTTATCGAGATTGTGAAACAAGTGTCGTACTATTTGATGATCCCGCTATAATTGGGATTTATGATGGAAACAATGTTGCTGTGCAGACGCTAAATGTTCCGCTCAAAAACGAATCTATGCTTAATGCTACATTAGCAGATTCTTGTTTGGTTGCTCCTCCTTCTGCTTGTATAATGCAAGCTATTTATATAGATACCGTAACCCTTCCCGTTATAGCGCAAGGCTATGTTATTTCTTATCAACGTTGTTGCCGTAACAATACCATTGTAAATATTTTAGGTCCTGGGCAAACAGGAGCAACTTACTTTATTGAAATCACAGAGACAGCGCTATTGTCTTGCAATAGCAGCCCTGTTTTTAGGGATTTGCCCAATATATACTTGTGTCAAGGAGAGCCACTTGTCTTTGATCATTCTGTTGTTGATTTGGATGGAGATTCTATTGTTTATGAACTTTGTTATCCTTATTCGGGAGCTTCCCCAGCAGCTGCTACTTCCAATTCACCCCCCCCTTACAGTCCTGTTATTTTTAATACTCCATTCAGTGTTTCTGCAATGTTAGGCACAACAGATTCACTAAAAATTGACGCTTCCACAGGCATTTTAACAGGAACGCCCTATATTAATGGTGTATTTTTGGTAGGAGTTTGTGCCAAAGAATATAGAAATGGCGTTTTATTATCCACAACCATACGAGATTTTCAATATAAAGTAGGAGCGTGTCAACCTGCTTCCGTTGCTCAATTCGATCAAAGTTTTCATAATTGTGACGATTTAGAATATCAATTTTTTAATACCAGTACGCTAAATGTTGGGGGATATTTTTGGGATTTTAACGGCCTTGGAACCTCTACCGCTGCCAACCCTATCTTTACCTTTCCCAATCAAGGGATTTATACCATAACGCTAATTGCAGGGGCAGGTACACCTTGTGCAGATACGACTGTTGGAACAATAGATGTACAAATTAGAACCATTGATTTATCCATTTCTCCGCCTCAATTGGTCTGTGCAGGCGATACCGTTAAGATTGGTGTTGTGGATCAGTATGCTAGTATTACAGGGCCATCAACTTACTCTTGGGGACCTGCCAATCAAATTATAAGTGGTCAAGGAAGCGATAGTGTTACGATTGTTGCCAGTAACAATTTGACGGTTTTTGTCAGTGGGGTCAATAGTCACAGTTGCCAAAACTCTGCTATTACAACCATTACGACACTTAACAAAAATGTAACTTACGATACACTTCGTCCCATTTGTAATACTTCTTTGACGGTAGATTTTCAAAACCCTTTTTCTTCCAATCCAGCTTTAACCGATTATAGGTGGGATTTTGACGGCTTAGGGACATCTACCGCTATTCACCCATCCTTTACCTTTCCAGATACTGGGAAATATGATGTTGTTTTATTAGTAGGCCCGACTGCTACTACCTGTGCCGATACATTTTATGTACATGTTGATTTAGAATTGAGCGGTTTGGATTTAACGCCTTTAAACCCATTGTTTCCTCTTTGCGGAGGTGATTCATTGTGGCTGAAGGTAGAAAATAGCTTCAAAGATTATTCAGGGGCTACTATTTATAACTGGACTCCGAATGCTATGATTGCAGCAGGGCAAGGCACCGATAGTGTCTTAATAATTGGGCAACAAGATGCGACCATAAAGGTTTATATAGAAAATAGCTACGGATGTGCAGATTCTTTGCAGACGATGCTAAATGTAACAACAGTACAAGCTTCTTTTGATACAGTTTCTGTTCGTTGTAATACTTCGTTGATTGTTCCTTTTCAAAATACTTCAATAACCAATCCGACCAATAATAATTATCGCTGGGTTTTTGATACCTTAGGAACTTCAACGGCTATTAACCCTACTTATACCTTCCCCGATACGGGGTGGTATACGATTCAACTTATTGCTGGCACTACATCCATTCCAGGGCTTGCAGGCTTATGTCAAGATACCGCAACGTTAGCACTTTATTTGCCTTTGGAAGGCATCGATTTGCAGGCGATAGCGCCTATATCGGGGTGTACTAGTGATTCTATACATCTAAAAGCAGTTGATTTATTAGATGTCTACTCTAGTTCTACACAGTATGTTTGGACTAGTACAGGAAGCCCAATTTTAGCAGGGCAAGGAACCGATAGCATTTTTTTGATGCCCAATCAAACAACAACAGTTTCGCTAATAGCGACCAATAATTATGGTTGTTCAGATACCATTTCTACTATAATTGATGTGACGAATATTCAAGCGGGATTTACCCCTCTGCTGGACCCTTGCAATACTACTTTTGACGTTGATTTTCAGAATGCGACCAATACCAATTTATTGGGGATTAATTACCACTGGGATTTTGGAGGGTTAGGAACTTCCACAGGAGTGAACCCAACGCATAGTTTTCCAGATACAGGAATTTATACCGTCACTTTAATTGCGGGCGTTGGAAATGTTTGTGTGGATACGATTAGTTCTACGGTGCAAGTTGTATTACAAGGAGTGGATTTACAAGCTATAGCCCCTCAGACAATTTGTAATGATGGATTAGCGAACCTCAAAGCAATTGATCGCCACGATGCTTATTCAAGTACAACACAATATACTTGGACAGTCAGTAATGGAAACCTTTTGACAGGGCAGGGAACCGATAGTATTTTAGTTGATCCCAATCCCAATTCGTCAACAGTTTCTGTTTTGGCAACGAATAATTATGGTTGCTCAGATACAACATCTACTACTATACAGGTTGATGTTGTAGAAGCCTCGTTCGATTCTTTGGAACTGCCTTGTAACACTTCTTTGGTGATACCTTTTGTTAATACAAGTACCACGAACCTAGCAGGGGTTAACTATCACTGGGATTTTGGAGGGTTAGGAACTTCTGTAGGGGTAAATCCTACCTATACTTTTCCAGATACAGGAGCTTATACCGTAACCTTAATAGCAGGTCAAACAGGACAATGTACGGATACGATGTCTATGGATGTTTATCTGCCTTTGGAGGGAATTGATTTGCAAATAATGCCCAGTCAGACCATTTGTGAAGGGGATTCTACTTGGTTTAGGGTCACGGATTTGTTAGCAGCCTATTCGAGTTCAATACAATATACATGGAATAGTACAGCAACAATACTAGATGGGCAGGGAACGGATAGTGTGTTGGTAATGGCTACTTCTAATTCCAATCTTGCGGTTGTTGCAACCAATAATCATGGCTGTTCGGATACGACTACAGCAGATTTAAATGTGTTGATTGTTCATGCTAACTTTGAACTGGATACCGTCCTTTGTAATACATCACTAACGGTTGATTTTAGAAATAGATCAACAACAAATCCTCAAAACAATCTATATGAATGGGACTTTGATGGTTTGGGAACTTCTACTGGAATTGACCCAAGTTTTACCTTTCCAGATACAGGAATATATACAATAAGCTTGGTGGCAGGATTGGGCAATATTTGTCCAGATACCTTGGTGCAGACGATTGATTTAAAGTTGGACGGCTTGGTTTTACAAAACCTTCTTCCTATAACAGTTTGCCAAGGCGATACCGTTGGATTTAGAGCCATAGATCAATTGGATGCTTATTCTAATACAACCCAATATTTATGGGAGCCTACAGCTTCTATTGTATCAGGGCAAGGGACGGATAGTATTTTATTGGTTCCTATGAATAGCCTTCAGTTGGAAGTGGTGGCAACGAATAATTGGGGCTGTTCAGACTCTACGTTTACTACTGTAGATGTTCGCATAGTAGAAGCTGCTTTTGATTCTATTGATTTAGATTGTAGTTTAAATTTGGAAGTGCCTTTTCAAAATACATCTTTTGTTAATACAGGAACAACAGCCTATGCTTGGAGGTTTGATAATCTAGGAACTTCAACACAAGAGAATCCAACGTACACCTTTCCAGATACAGGAGTCTATACCATTCGTTTGATTGCCGATGCAGGGTTATTGTGCCCCGATACCGTAGAGCAACATATTCATGTAGAATTAAAAGGGTTGGAGATAACGGCGACCAATGCACAGGTTTTTTGCGCTAGGGATACTGCTTTGCTGGTTGCTACCAATCTTTACGAAGGTTATAGTAATTTTACAACTTATGATTGGGAACCTTCTCATTTGATCCTTTCGGGGCAAGGAACGGACAGTACGAGGGTTACGATCCCTTCTAATACAACATTTACAATAATCGGAACCAATGCTTTTGGTTGTAAAGATACCACGCAAGCAACAGGAACCATCCAATATCCTACCCCAACTTTAGCAGTAACGGTATCGCCAGATAGTATTTTTGTAGGACAAACGGCTGATCTAAGTGCCACCGATGACTTAAACTATAATTACTTTTGGACGCCCGATACGACCTTGAGTGCCTATGATGTTTATGATCCAGTTGCTAGACCAAGAGTCACTACGACTTATTATTTGACGGTAGAAAATGAATATGGTTGCCAAAATAATGATTCTGTAACAGTTATTATACGACAGCCTATTTGCGATGGCCCACTTGTTTTTATTCCTTCTGCTTTTTCGCCTGATGGAGATGGTCATAATGATGTCTTGATGGTGAATGGGAATAATATAGAAAGCATGACCATGGTTATTTTTAACCGTTGGGGGCAGAAGGTGTTTGAAACCAACGATCAAAATAGAGGTTGGGATGGAACATTTAAAGGAAAAGAATTGGCTCCCGATGCCTATGGTTATTACATGAGATGTACCTGTAAACAGGGAGGAGAGTTGCAGTTAAAAGGCAGTATTACCTTATTGAGATAG